Genomic segment of Truepera radiovictrix DSM 17093:
CCGTTGTCGCCCTCTTGCCCGGCACGCGGCGCTACGCGCCGGCGGCTTTGGAGCGTATGTTGGGGGCCCTGGAACGTTGGCCCGAAGCCACCGGCCTCGTGGCTTGGGCCAACGGCGCGCTGCCGACCCTTCCGGGGTGGCGCCTCGAGCCGGTTGGCCCGGGGTGGCGCGTCGTGCGTTCGGCAACCTCCGCCCACCCCCCTCGCGTCTACCTCCTGCAGCACCGCTTTGCCGAGGTGTTGCGCGCGTCGCAGCTCGCGCTCGGCACCTCGGGTACCGCTCACGAGCAGGCGGCGGCGCTCGGGCTCCCCGTCGTCGCCTTTGCGCTGCCGCCCGACTACACCCCCGCGTTTTTGGCAAACCAAGCGCGCCTCCTGGGCGCGGCGCTGACGCTCGCCGCAGCGAATCCCGCCGCCCTTGCCGAGGCGCTGCAGCGGCTCTGGGGCGACCCCGAACGCTACCGGCGCGCCTCCGAGGCGGGGCGCGCGCGCATGGGCGCCCCCGGCGGGGGGGAGGCGATCGCCCGCGACATCCTGCGGCGGCTCGCCGCCACAGAGCCATCTCATTAAGGTTGCATTAAGCTTGCTGCGGCAGACTGCCCTTACGCGTGGAGGGGTTCCCTCCGGCGGCGGGTGGTAAGCTAGCGGCGTAGCGGATGCGCCCTTTGCTCGCGGCTTGACCTCACGACCTCAGCGATGGGTGAAAGGTGGAAGTGAAAAAGTTTGTCATCGCCCTTTTAAGCCTCTGTGCGAGCGTCTTTGCTCACGCCTCTCTCGGCCTTGCCGATCAGACGCAGCTGATGGTGACCGACCCCAGCGGCAACGTCTTGCTCGGTTACGGGGTGGTCGAGGCGGGGGAGCTGCGGCTCGAGTTAAGTAGCGCAGAGGCGACCGAGGTCGCGCTCGTCTTCGTCACCCCCTCGGCGACGCTGGTGACGCTGACGGGTGTGCTGCAACCCGACGGCAGCGTCCGCGTCATCAGCGACGCCGGTGAGCTCGCGCTCGAGGAGTGGCTGGCGTTTGAAAACCTCTCGCTCGCCGTCACCGTCGCCGCCGTCGAGGCGCCCCCCGAAGAGGTCGACGACGACGTGCTCGAGCGCGTCGGGGAGCCCGCGCCGAGCGGCCAACAGCTAGGTGGCAGCGCCGCTTCGCGACCTGCTGTACCCGTCACGCCCCCCACGGGCGCGCCGGTGCCGCCGGCGGGTGAGGCGGCCGCGGCGGGCGCTACCGGCGGGACGGCGGCGGGTGCCGAGGGTGATCGGGGCGACGATGCGGGCGGCGTGCAGGATGGGGCCCAGGACGAGCAAGGGCAGGACGACCAGGGAGGCGTGACCGCGCCGAGCGAACCCGACACGGGTGACGACGTGACCGAGCCCGGCGAGACCGAACCCAACCCGGGTGAACCCGGCACGGGTGGCGCCGAGGGTGAAGAGGGGGGCGAGACCGGTGGGGGCGTACCTACCCCTGAACCCGCACCTGCTCCCGAGCCGGCGCCGGAGCCGGCCCCCGAACCCGCGCCCGCCCCGGAGCCGCCTCCCGAACCCGAACCGGCGCCCGAACCCGCGCCGACCCCCGAACCCGCACCCGCCCCGGAGCCGCCACCTGAACCGGCGCCCGCCCCGGAGCCGCCTCCCGAGCCCGAACCGGCGCCGGCGCCCACACCAGAACCTACGCCCGAACCCCCACCGGGGGATGACGGGACGCCTCCGGACAACGGTGCCGGAGGCGGTGGTGGCGATGGGGGCAGCGAAGACGAGGCGGGGGGATCGCCTGGACCGGAGGACGGTTCGGGCGATAGCGCACCCGGAGAGGGTGAGACGGGGGGCGACGAGGGGGGCTCGGGCGACGAAAACGGCTCGAGCGCGCCGGAGACGGGACCGGAGGATGGCGACGAGCATGGGGGGTAGCCGCTCGCGCTTGGGTGTTTTGTCGCTCGTGCTCGCCCTCCTCGCCTGTCAGGGGGTGTTTTCTTGGGCCGCACGTGCTCCCGGGGCGCCACGTGAGCTCACCTTTTTTTTCTCGGCCGAAGCGTGGGGGGGGACGCCGTTTTCGGTCGAGGAGAAGCAGCTGGCGATGGGGCGGGCGTTGCTCAGGGGCGGTTTCGAGCGCCTCGAGCAGCCCGTCGCGCACCTCGCCGTAAGCCCCGAGACGCCGGAGGCGCGGGTGCGCAGCTTCGTCGCCATCTTCGAGGTCGATGCGAGCGTGCGCCCGCCGCGTATCCGCACGGGTTACGAGCTCGAGCTGCTCGTCCCCGACGCCCCCGAGCCGCTCGCGGTCGAGCTCGTCAACGGCGTCACGGGGGTGACCAACATCGTGCAGATCGCGCCCGACGGCGCGCTTTAGGGGGCGTCAGCCGAGCGATAAGGAGGGTGCAGGTTGAACGCAACGATTCTCGTGGTCGAGGATGACTTACGGCTCGCGAAGCTGTTGCAGCAGGAGCTGTCGCACGACGGGCACCGGGTCGAGGTGGTTCACAACGGCACCGACGCGCTCGTCCGCGCCGACGAGCGCGCGTTCGACCTCGTCGTGCTCGACCTCAACTTGCCCGACATGGACGGCGTCGAGGTGGCCGAGCGGCTGCGCAGCGGTGGCGAGTTTGGCGCCAGCATCCTGATGCTGACCGCGCGCGGCGACGTCAAAAGCCGCGTCGAGGGACTCTACGCGGGGGCGAGCGACTACATGACCAAACCCTTTAGCGTGCAGGAGCTGCTCGCGCGGGTGCACGTGCGCCTGCGCGAACGCGCGCGGCCCGCCGAGGTCATCCGCCACGGCGAGCTTGTCCTCGAGCCGGGTACCGGGCACTGCGCCGTCGCGGGGCAGCCGCTCGCGCTGACCTCGCTCGAGTTCCGGCTGCTCGAACTCTTTTTGACGCATAAGGGCCGCATCTTCTCGAAAGAGGACGTCGAGGACCGGCTCTACGGCGCCGACCGGCTGCCCGGGTCGAACACCATCGAGGTGTTCGTCTCCAACTTGCGCAAAAAGCTCGCGGCTGCCGGGATGAACGGCATGATCCAGACGGTGCGCGGAATGGGGTACGTCGTTCGGTAGCGTTCGCGCGGTTTAGGCGCCGTAGCTCGCGAGCGTCTCGCAGAGCACCTCGAGCGCGGCCTCACGCGCGATCTCGTAACCGACCTGGACGTTCGGGGTGAGGTCGCTCCGCACGCCGCGTTCGTCGACGACCGTCATCCCGCGGGTGTGTTCGCCGCGCAGCTCGATACGCACGTGGCGCGGTTCGGTCCGGATGAGGTGCGGGTGCGTCACGGCGAGCACGGCGCAGGGGTCGTGTAGCGGCCCCTCGGGGCGGGTGAAAAAGGCCTCCGCGTAGGCCCGCGCGTAAAAGGCGAGCAGGTCGGCGGTAAAGGTGGCGACGGGGTTGCCGAGCCCGCGGATGCGCGCGACATCGGCCTCGCGGATCATGAACTGATGGGTGAGGTTGAGGCCGCACATGATCAGCGTGGCGCCGCTTGAAAACACCACCTCGGCGGCTTCGGGGTCGGCCCAGATGTTGAATTCGGCGGCCATCGTGCGGTTGCCGAACCCCACCCCACCCCCCATGATGGCGATGCCGGCAAGCCGCTGGGCGAGGTCGGGCGCCTCGCGCAGCGCTAGCGCGACGTTGGTCAGCGGGCCGACGGCGACGAGCCAGAGCGGTGCGGTGGGGTCGCGGTGAGGTTGCGAGCCGTGCGCGCGCACCGTGTCGACGATAAAGCGCACGGCCTCCTCGCTGGCTGCTCGCCGCGTCAGCTCGGGCAGCTCGGGGCCGCCCAACCCCGACGCGCCGTGGATGTCGGGTGCGTGGCGCGCGCGCTCGACGAGCGGGCGCGCGGCCCCCGCGTGTACGGGCACGTCGAGCCCCGCGAGCTGCAGCGTCACGAGGGCGTTGCGCGTGGTGCGCTCTAGGGGCGCGTTGCCGCTGACGGTGGTCACGCCGAGGAGCTCGCTGTGCCTCGCGGCGAGCAAGATGGCAATAGCGTCGTCGTGGCCGGGGTCGCAGTCGAGCAGGATGCGAGGGCGCGTCATAGGGGCATTATAGGGGTATGCTCCCCCTCTACCTCGCCGCCTGTGGGCTCGCGTGCGGGCTCGAGCGCCTGCACGGCCGCCCCTTCGTCGCGTCGCTCATGGGTCACCTCGTCGCTCGAACCTTGGGGGGGCGCCGGCTCGCTGGCGCTGCCGAGGGCGAGACGCTTTACGAGGTCGCGTGGCTGCCGGCGGTGGGCTTTCGCGCTGCCGCCCAGACCTGGGGTGAGGTCGTACTGGTGACGCCGGAGGCCTACCGAGTGACCTCGGGGGAGCGGCGTGTGTCCCCCGACCTCCTGGCCCACGAACGCTGCCACGTCGCGCAGTTTCGCCGCCTGACGAGCTTCGGCTTCTGGGTCCGTTACGCCGCGGCGTGGGCCTGGGGGCTGCTGCGCTACCGCGACCCGTTTAGGGCCTACTGGGACCTCGCGCTCGAGCGCGAAGCGCGCGCCGCGGCGGCGCGCCCCGACGACGCGTGAGCGTGACGGCGGGCGAGCGCAGTGTACGCGAAGTTTCATTCCTCGACCGAACCGCCTCGCTAGCATGGCAAAGGGAGGCGAGCATGCAAGGAAAAGTTGCGTTTATTACGGGTGGCGGCTCCGGTATCGGGGCGGCTGCGGGGAAGCTGCTAGCCAAGCACGGGGCCAAGGTCGCGCTCGTCGGGCACACGGAGAGTGAGGTCAACGAGGTCGCTCAAGAGATCAGAGCCTCCGGCGGCGAAGCGTTAGCGCTGGTCGCCGACATCAGCGACGGCGAGGCCCTAAAGCGCGCCTACCGGGAGACCGTCGAGCGCTTCGGCGGCCTCGACGTGGTGTTCGCTAACGCCGGTATCAACGGCACCTGGGCGCCCCTCGACGAACTCTCCGAAGACGACTTTCGCCAGACGGTCGAGGTCAACCTGACCGGCACCTTTCTGACGCTCAAGTACGCCCTGCCCCACATGAAAGCGCGGGGTGGGTCGATGATCGTCACCTCGTCGGTCAACGGGACGCGCATCTTCTCGAACTCGGGGGCGACGGCATACTCGAGCACCAAAGCGGCGCAGGTCGCGATGACGAAGATGCTCGCGGTTGAGCTCGCGAAGTACCGCATCCGCGTCAACGCCATCTGCCCCGGAGCGATCGAGACGAGCATCGATGAGAACACCGAGCAGGTCAACACCGACAAAGCGCGGGTGCCGGTCGAGTTTCCCGAGGGCGAGATCCCCCTTACAGGCGGTGAGCCAGGTTCCTCGGAGCAGGTCGCCGAGCTCGTGCTCTTTTTGAGTTCGGAGGCGTCGAGCCACATCTCCGGCACCGAAATCTGGATCGACGGCGCGCAGTCGCTGCTGCAGGGGTAACGCTGATGCCGCGTTACGCGTGCCTCACCCCCAAAATAGCGCGTTCGCCCGCTATGTTGCGGCGACCGCACCGGTAAGCTACGGGGGGAGGAACGCATGAATACAAGCGGCAGCGAAATCGCCCAGAGCTTTATGGACGCGCTAAAGCGCGTTGAAAAGGAGCGGGAGGTGGCCCCGCTGGTCGCGCTCTTCGCCGAGGACGCGACCCTGGAGCGCATGACCCACAAGACCTACGAGGGCAAAGGGGACGTCGAGACCTTCTGGACGGAGTATCTCGAGCCCTTTGACGAGGTCTCCACGGAGTTTTACAACGTCACCGAGGACGACGAGACGGTGGTGCTCGAGTGGCGCTCGAAGGGCAAGCTAAAAGGTGGCAAGGACATCTCGTACCGGGGTGTGTCGTCCTTTGACGTCGAGGGGGGGAAGGTCAAGAGCTTCCGCACCTACTACGACTCGGCCGCGTTTTTGACCGAGGGGGCGAGCGCGTAGCGCCGACGCGCCCCGACGCACGAAGAGCCCTACACGCGTAGGGCTCTTCGTGCGTGCACCGCGCCACCCTCTCCAGGGCGCTGCAGCGCGCCGCGTAGCCTCGAGCAGGGCCGTTCTAGCCGCTGCGGGCGCGCCTAGACGCTAGCGCGGGTCGTAGAGCTGCTGCGCGCCCGCCTCGCGCAGGGTGGTGACCGCTTTCTCGACGTCGTTGGTCTCCAACATCAGGAGTTTGCCGCCGCGCTCGAGGCCCAGACGAAACGGTTCGGCGTCGTCACCGAGGCGGTCGAGGCGACCCGTACGGGCGCCCCGGCCGTCGCCGACGAGGCCGACCGGCGCGGGCTGCGAGCCACCGGAGCCGCCAAACGCCCCCGCCACGCCGCCGACGGGGGGGATGCCGAGGGTGCCGCTCGCGTCGCCACCGACGTCGCCGCCGCCGAGACCGCTACTCATCCCGACGCTCACCCCGCCTTCGAAGTCCTCGCTCGTTTCGGGCGCCGTGTCGGCTTCGCGCCCCTCGTTCACCTCGATGATGTCGTCGCCGAGGCCGGCGCTTTGCAGCGCGTTGATCGCGCGCTCGAGCGCCGCCGAGTCGTCGAAAAGAGCTGCTACCGTGGCCATGGTCCCTCCTTGGGTGCGGTCTGGGTGCAAAGAGCACCTCGCGCGTGGTGTTCGGCCGCGCGGCGAGGTGCTGTCAAAGTAAGGCGTAACGCCGTCAAGCTAGCAGGGGGCGACCCCCGAAGCTAGCTCGCGCGCTGCCGCGACTGCAGCTCGTTGTAGGACTGCTGGATGGCCTCGTGCTGCCGCGCGACGAGCTCTTTGAGGTGCGCCGGGAGGTCGCGTTTGAGCACGTCTTCGTAGTTGTCTAAAGCCGCGCGCTCACCGCGCTGGCTCTCGGCCAGGATGGCCTCGTCGTCTTTGCCGGTGATCGCGTCGCGCACGTTGATCCAGGCGCGGTGCAGC
This window contains:
- a CDS encoding response regulator transcription factor, which codes for MNATILVVEDDLRLAKLLQQELSHDGHRVEVVHNGTDALVRADERAFDLVVLDLNLPDMDGVEVAERLRSGGEFGASILMLTARGDVKSRVEGLYAGASDYMTKPFSVQELLARVHVRLRERARPAEVIRHGELVLEPGTGHCAVAGQPLALTSLEFRLLELFLTHKGRIFSKEDVEDRLYGADRLPGSNTIEVFVSNLRKKLAAAGMNGMIQTVRGMGYVVR
- a CDS encoding SDR family oxidoreductase; translated protein: MQGKVAFITGGGSGIGAAAGKLLAKHGAKVALVGHTESEVNEVAQEIRASGGEALALVADISDGEALKRAYRETVERFGGLDVVFANAGINGTWAPLDELSEDDFRQTVEVNLTGTFLTLKYALPHMKARGGSMIVTSSVNGTRIFSNSGATAYSSTKAAQVAMTKMLAVELAKYRIRVNAICPGAIETSIDENTEQVNTDKARVPVEFPEGEIPLTGGEPGSSEQVAELVLFLSSEASSHISGTEIWIDGAQSLLQG
- a CDS encoding nuclear transport factor 2 family protein — translated: MNTSGSEIAQSFMDALKRVEKEREVAPLVALFAEDATLERMTHKTYEGKGDVETFWTEYLEPFDEVSTEFYNVTEDDETVVLEWRSKGKLKGGKDISYRGVSSFDVEGGKVKSFRTYYDSAAFLTEGASA
- a CDS encoding nucleoside hydrolase, yielding MTRPRILLDCDPGHDDAIAILLAARHSELLGVTTVSGNAPLERTTRNALVTLQLAGLDVPVHAGAARPLVERARHAPDIHGASGLGGPELPELTRRAASEEAVRFIVDTVRAHGSQPHRDPTAPLWLVAVGPLTNVALALREAPDLAQRLAGIAIMGGGVGFGNRTMAAEFNIWADPEAAEVVFSSGATLIMCGLNLTHQFMIREADVARIRGLGNPVATFTADLLAFYARAYAEAFFTRPEGPLHDPCAVLAVTHPHLIRTEPRHVRIELRGEHTRGMTVVDERGVRSDLTPNVQVGYEIAREAALEVLCETLASYGA